Proteins encoded in a region of the Pseudomonas shahriarae genome:
- a CDS encoding TonB-dependent siderophore receptor — translation MTKLAANNNKTARWAPLALALAISTAAYADDAIHIKAQPLGAALSQLGQQTSLQVFFSPQMVAGKQAPAVDGNLSPEQALRQLLQGSGLDYQIDSGSVTLHPLATGTGEAGSPLELGATSIQVVGDWLGDANAEVVQNHPGARTVIRREAMVEQGAMNVGDVLRRVPGVQVQESNGTGGSDISLNVGVRGLTSRLSPRSTVLIDGIPAAFAPYGQPQLSMAPISAGNLESIDVVRGAGSVRYGPQNVGGVINFVTRAIPETFSGEVGTTLQTSSHGGWKHVDNAFIGGTADNGIGMALLYSGVNGNGYRDSNNGNDIDDVILKTHWAPTDQDDFTLNFHYYDASADMPGGLTQKQFDANPYQSVRDWDNFSGRRKDVSFKYIRQIDDRTQAEVLTYYSDSFRGSNIANRDLKTLSSYPRTYYTFGIEPRVSHVFELGPTTQEASIGYRYLKEGMHEQATSLNLINNVPTPGGQSDGHVYQDRTGGTEANAFYIDDKIDVGKWTITPGIRFESIRTQWHDRPVVALNGSRTQEKHRAIKNNEPLPALSVMYHVSDAWKLFANYETSFGSLQYFQLGQGGNGDQTANGLQPEKAKTYEIGTRYNDNVWGGEVTLFYIDFSDELQYVSNDVGWTNLGATKHTGIEASAHYDLADLDPRLEGLSANAGFTYTKATAEGDVAFKGRDLPLYSRQVATLGLRYAVNHWTHNLDAYAQSGQRAPGTTNTYITEPTADGQYGDIPGYVSVNVRSGYDFGPQLSNLKLGVGVKNVFDQQHFTRSSDNNAGIYLGEPRTFFVQASVGF, via the coding sequence GTGACAAAACTCGCTGCGAACAACAATAAAACTGCCCGCTGGGCGCCATTGGCCCTGGCCCTGGCGATCAGTACTGCGGCCTATGCCGACGATGCCATCCACATCAAGGCCCAGCCACTGGGGGCGGCACTGAGCCAATTGGGCCAGCAAACCTCACTGCAAGTGTTTTTCAGCCCGCAGATGGTGGCCGGCAAACAAGCCCCGGCCGTCGATGGCAACCTGTCGCCGGAGCAGGCCCTGCGCCAGTTGCTGCAAGGCAGCGGCCTGGACTACCAGATCGACTCGGGCTCGGTGACATTGCATCCCCTCGCCACTGGCACCGGTGAAGCCGGTTCACCCCTGGAACTTGGCGCGACCTCGATCCAGGTGGTGGGCGACTGGCTGGGCGATGCCAACGCCGAAGTGGTGCAGAACCATCCCGGCGCGCGTACCGTGATCCGGCGCGAGGCTATGGTAGAGCAGGGCGCGATGAACGTCGGTGACGTGCTGCGCCGGGTGCCTGGGGTGCAGGTGCAGGAATCCAACGGTACCGGTGGCAGCGATATTTCCCTCAACGTCGGCGTACGCGGCCTGACATCGCGCTTGTCGCCGCGCTCCACAGTGTTGATCGACGGCATTCCTGCGGCGTTCGCACCCTATGGCCAGCCCCAGTTGTCGATGGCACCGATTTCCGCCGGTAACCTGGAGAGCATCGACGTGGTACGCGGCGCCGGTTCCGTGCGGTATGGCCCACAGAACGTCGGCGGCGTGATCAACTTCGTGACCCGGGCGATCCCCGAGACCTTTTCCGGTGAGGTCGGCACCACCCTGCAGACCTCGTCCCATGGCGGCTGGAAACATGTCGACAACGCATTTATCGGCGGCACCGCAGACAACGGCATTGGCATGGCGCTCCTGTATTCCGGGGTCAATGGCAACGGTTATCGCGACAGCAACAACGGTAACGACATTGACGATGTGATCCTCAAGACCCACTGGGCGCCGACCGATCAAGACGATTTCACCCTCAATTTCCATTACTACGACGCCAGCGCCGATATGCCCGGCGGCCTGACCCAGAAGCAGTTCGACGCCAACCCTTACCAGTCGGTGCGCGACTGGGACAACTTCAGCGGCCGGCGCAAGGATGTGTCCTTCAAGTACATCCGCCAGATCGACGACCGCACCCAGGCCGAAGTGCTGACCTATTATTCCGACAGTTTCCGGGGCAGCAACATCGCCAACCGTGACCTGAAAACCCTCAGCTCCTACCCGCGGACCTACTACACGTTCGGCATCGAGCCACGGGTGTCCCATGTGTTCGAGCTGGGCCCGACCACCCAGGAAGCCAGTATCGGCTATCGCTACTTGAAAGAAGGCATGCACGAGCAGGCCACCAGTCTCAACCTGATCAACAACGTGCCGACGCCGGGTGGCCAGAGTGACGGCCATGTGTACCAGGACCGCACCGGTGGCACTGAGGCCAACGCGTTCTATATTGATGACAAGATCGACGTGGGCAAGTGGACGATTACCCCCGGTATCCGCTTTGAAAGCATTCGCACCCAATGGCATGACCGCCCGGTGGTGGCGCTCAATGGTTCCCGCACCCAGGAGAAGCACCGCGCGATCAAGAACAACGAACCGTTGCCGGCGCTGAGCGTGATGTACCACGTGTCCGATGCCTGGAAGCTGTTCGCCAACTATGAAACATCCTTCGGCAGCCTGCAGTATTTCCAGCTGGGCCAGGGCGGAAATGGCGACCAGACGGCCAACGGCCTGCAACCGGAAAAGGCCAAGACCTACGAGATCGGCACCCGCTACAACGACAACGTCTGGGGCGGCGAAGTGACGCTGTTTTACATCGACTTCTCCGATGAGTTGCAATACGTCAGCAATGACGTGGGCTGGACCAACCTGGGCGCGACCAAACACACGGGTATCGAAGCTTCGGCCCATTACGACCTGGCCGACCTCGACCCACGTCTGGAGGGCCTGAGTGCCAATGCCGGCTTTACCTACACCAAGGCGACCGCTGAAGGTGATGTGGCGTTCAAGGGCCGTGACCTGCCGTTGTACTCCCGGCAAGTGGCGACCCTGGGGCTGCGTTATGCCGTCAATCACTGGACCCATAACCTGGACGCGTATGCCCAGTCCGGCCAGCGCGCGCCAGGCACCACCAACACCTATATCACCGAACCGACCGCCGACGGCCAGTACGGGGATATCCCGGGGTATGTTTCCGTCAATGTGCGCAGTGGCTATGACTTCGGCCCGCAACTGTCGAACCTGAAGTTGGGTGTTGGGGTGAAAAACGTGTTTGACCAGCAGCACTTCACCCGTTCCAGCGACAACAACGCCGGGATTTACCTGGGTGAGCCACGCACCTTCTTTGTACAGGCGAGCGTGGGGTTCTGA
- a CDS encoding sigma-70 family RNA polymerase sigma factor has product MTPQPPRRPGFFAYYEELVGTWTRRLRNRQQAEDLAHDTFVRVLESKSARVEQPRAYLHQTARNIAVDAYRRADRREALELQGLDQSAPHSGDPEHFMHAVQLADSIERALAELPLNCRRIFIWQKIEGMTQQEIAERLGLSKNMVEKYMIRTLRHLRERLDALAP; this is encoded by the coding sequence ATGACTCCCCAGCCGCCCCGCAGACCAGGCTTTTTCGCGTACTACGAAGAGTTGGTCGGGACCTGGACGCGTCGCTTGCGCAATCGCCAGCAGGCCGAGGACCTGGCCCACGATACGTTTGTGCGGGTATTGGAGTCCAAGTCGGCGCGGGTCGAGCAGCCGCGTGCCTATTTGCACCAGACGGCGCGCAATATCGCGGTGGATGCCTATCGGCGTGCAGACCGGCGCGAAGCACTGGAACTGCAAGGCCTTGACCAGAGTGCGCCGCACAGTGGCGACCCGGAGCATTTCATGCACGCCGTCCAGTTGGCGGACTCCATCGAGCGGGCCCTGGCCGAATTGCCCCTCAATTGCCGCAGGATTTTCATCTGGCAAAAAATCGAAGGCATGACCCAACAGGAAATCGCCGAGCGCCTGGGGCTTTCTAAAAACATGGTGGAAAAGTATATGATCCGCACCCTGCGGCATCTGCGCGAGCGCCTGGATGCGCTGGCCCCATGA
- a CDS encoding MFS transporter — protein sequence MTAITPQAPVVPGRLEQMSTRIAFFIAGFGIAAWAPLVPYAKARAQLNEGTLGLLLLCLGVGSIIAMPMAGALASRFGCRRVLSAGTLLLCVALPMLATVSSIPLLMAGLFLFGAGLGTVDSTVNLQAVIVERASGKTMMSGFHGLFSLGGIVGAAGVSALLGLGLSPLSATLVVIVITLGALLKAAPHLLPYGSESSGPAFAIPHGVVLFIGCLCFIVFLAEGAVLDWSAVFLSDERGLDEAYAGLGYAAFALTMTLGRLTGDAIVRRLGAKRVIVIGGLLATAGMLLATLLPAWETALLGYALVGAGCSNIVPVLYTAVGKQTVMPEHIAVPAITTLGYAGILAGPALIGFIAHGSSLSVAFVLIAVLLLAVAISGKILRV from the coding sequence ATGACTGCCATCACCCCCCAGGCGCCTGTGGTTCCGGGACGCCTGGAACAAATGTCGACCCGTATCGCGTTTTTTATTGCCGGCTTCGGCATCGCGGCCTGGGCACCGTTGGTCCCCTATGCCAAGGCCCGCGCGCAGCTCAACGAAGGCACCCTGGGCCTGTTGCTGTTGTGCCTGGGAGTGGGGTCGATCATTGCCATGCCAATGGCCGGCGCGCTGGCGTCACGCTTCGGCTGCCGCCGGGTGTTGAGCGCCGGGACGCTGCTGCTCTGCGTGGCCTTGCCGATGCTGGCCACGGTCAGCTCGATACCCTTGCTGATGGCCGGATTGTTTCTGTTTGGTGCAGGCCTGGGCACGGTGGACTCCACCGTCAACCTGCAGGCGGTGATTGTTGAGCGGGCCAGTGGCAAAACCATGATGTCGGGCTTCCATGGGCTGTTCAGCCTGGGGGGGATTGTGGGGGCGGCAGGTGTCAGTGCGCTGCTCGGCCTGGGGCTGTCACCGCTTTCGGCCACCCTGGTGGTTATCGTGATTACCCTGGGCGCCTTGCTCAAGGCGGCCCCGCACTTGTTGCCCTACGGCAGCGAAAGCTCCGGCCCGGCCTTCGCCATCCCCCATGGGGTGGTGCTGTTTATCGGCTGCCTGTGTTTTATCGTATTCCTGGCAGAGGGTGCCGTGCTCGATTGGAGCGCGGTGTTTCTCAGTGACGAACGCGGCCTCGACGAAGCCTACGCGGGCCTGGGTTATGCGGCGTTTGCCTTGACCATGACCCTCGGCCGCCTGACCGGCGATGCCATTGTGCGCCGCCTGGGTGCCAAACGGGTGATCGTGATCGGTGGTTTGCTGGCCACCGCCGGCATGCTGCTGGCCACCCTGCTCCCGGCATGGGAAACCGCCCTGCTGGGTTATGCCCTGGTCGGTGCCGGCTGTTCGAATATCGTGCCGGTGCTGTACACCGCGGTGGGCAAGCAAACGGTCATGCCGGAGCACATTGCGGTGCCCGCCATTACCACCCTGGGATATGCCGGTATTCTCGCAGGCCCCGCGCTGATTGGTTTTATCGCCCACGGCAGCAGCCTGAGCGTGGCCTTTGTGTTGATCGCCGTGCTGCTGTTGGCGGTGGCGATCAGCGGCAAAATACTGCGGGTGTAA
- a CDS encoding diaminopimelate epimerase translates to MTLFYDARGNIYGVASPALLRSRGLAVPDNAALAASTRQAWTGLAIASECGWGTSLRPAEAKAFRCDGLLVGPFQAAPPYDLLIVNTDGSLAERSGNGLTIFAQALTDAGLMTQACELRVHHDQPDGVTPLVTGVEPAVYGELHGFWLALGQPAFGPQAVAAMGPESAEPGPVNELAAINPQWTRSQFVRIGNPHCVTLVEHVSALPDNRQMHQPDLFEPLKAIAFAPPAGDGRPCAAGVNLQWAARDSANRLIARVFERGEGPTASSGTSASAVACAAWRAGWVEAGEVAVVMPGGTAPVRLHVQADALLGVSLFGTAMLQG, encoded by the coding sequence ATGACCCTGTTCTACGACGCTCGCGGCAATATCTACGGTGTGGCCAGCCCGGCCCTGTTGCGCAGCCGGGGCCTTGCCGTGCCCGATAACGCCGCCCTGGCCGCCAGCACTCGCCAGGCGTGGACGGGGCTGGCGATAGCGTCCGAATGTGGCTGGGGGACGTCGCTGCGCCCAGCCGAGGCCAAGGCCTTTCGCTGCGACGGTTTGCTGGTCGGGCCGTTCCAGGCTGCACCGCCGTATGACCTGCTGATCGTCAATACCGACGGTTCCCTGGCCGAGCGCAGCGGCAATGGCTTGACGATCTTTGCCCAGGCCCTGACGGACGCGGGGCTGATGACCCAGGCCTGCGAGCTACGGGTACACCACGATCAACCTGATGGGGTGACGCCGCTGGTGACCGGGGTTGAACCGGCGGTCTATGGGGAGCTCCATGGGTTCTGGCTGGCACTGGGGCAGCCAGCATTCGGGCCGCAGGCAGTGGCAGCGATGGGGCCGGAAAGCGCCGAGCCTGGCCCAGTGAATGAGCTGGCTGCGATCAACCCGCAATGGACCCGCAGCCAATTTGTGCGTATCGGCAACCCCCATTGCGTGACCTTGGTCGAACACGTATCGGCCTTGCCGGACAATCGGCAGATGCACCAACCTGATCTGTTCGAGCCGTTGAAAGCGATTGCCTTCGCTCCTCCCGCAGGTGATGGCCGGCCCTGTGCGGCCGGGGTCAACCTGCAATGGGCAGCGCGAGACTCTGCCAATCGGCTGATTGCCCGGGTGTTCGAGCGCGGTGAGGGGCCCACGGCATCCTCCGGGACCAGTGCCAGCGCAGTGGCCTGTGCGGCATGGCGGGCGGGTTGGGTCGAGGCGGGAGAGGTGGCCGTGGTGATGCCGGGCGGTACGGCGCCAGTACGCTTGCACGTTCAGGCAGATGCGCTGCTGGGTGTCAGCCTGTTCGGGACCGCGATGCTTCAAGGCTGA
- a CDS encoding FecR family protein: MDTRECACGSATVRDEAAQWFVRLQDPPLSVEDQGLFDSWCREHPAHQYEFEVLQGLWSAADLLPKVRLQALLDTPVPRKRRGAVGYAMAASVLAVAVGLGLFSGLDHPGGYDAEFSTGLGERRQVALPDGSLMDLNSRSVVAVHYEKGRRGIELKQGEALFSVEHDTHRPFVVQAGAGQVTVTGTRFDVRRDDDQTRVVVEAGTVKVQGQAAQPAVTLTAGLGTSIDLQGAVAAARPVNAQALLAWQTGKLVFNDASLAEVAREVSRYREKPLRVSAAASELRLTSVFKSDDTDALLKALPHILPVALRTLPDGSQEIISR; encoded by the coding sequence ATGGATACCCGCGAGTGTGCCTGTGGCAGCGCAACGGTGCGCGACGAGGCGGCGCAGTGGTTTGTGCGTCTGCAGGACCCGCCCCTGAGCGTTGAGGACCAGGGTCTTTTTGACAGTTGGTGTAGGGAGCATCCCGCGCACCAGTATGAGTTCGAGGTGCTGCAGGGGCTGTGGAGCGCCGCCGACCTGCTGCCCAAGGTGCGTTTGCAGGCCCTGCTCGATACGCCTGTGCCGCGCAAGCGTCGCGGGGCCGTGGGCTATGCCATGGCGGCCAGCGTGTTGGCGGTGGCCGTCGGCCTTGGGTTGTTCAGTGGCCTGGACCACCCGGGCGGCTATGATGCGGAATTCAGCACCGGGTTGGGCGAGCGTCGACAGGTGGCGCTGCCGGATGGCTCGCTGATGGACCTCAACAGCCGTAGCGTGGTGGCGGTGCATTACGAAAAGGGCCGGCGTGGGATCGAACTCAAGCAGGGTGAAGCGCTGTTCAGCGTTGAGCACGACACCCACCGGCCTTTTGTGGTGCAGGCCGGGGCAGGGCAGGTGACGGTCACCGGGACCCGGTTTGACGTGCGCCGCGACGATGACCAGACCCGCGTGGTGGTCGAGGCCGGAACGGTCAAGGTGCAAGGGCAGGCTGCCCAGCCAGCGGTCACCCTGACCGCCGGCCTCGGTACCTCGATCGACCTTCAGGGCGCGGTCGCGGCGGCCCGCCCGGTCAACGCCCAGGCACTGCTGGCCTGGCAGACCGGCAAGCTGGTGTTCAACGATGCCAGCCTGGCCGAGGTGGCCCGGGAAGTCTCGCGCTACCGCGAAAAACCCTTGCGGGTCAGCGCTGCCGCCAGCGAGTTGCGCCTGACCAGCGTGTTCAAATCCGATGACACCGATGCCTTGCTCAAGGCCCTGCCGCACATTCTGCCGGTGGCTCTGCGCACGCTGCCCGACGGTAGCCAGGAAATAATTTCACGCTAG
- a CDS encoding type VI secretion system Vgr family protein has translation MVSAFVSSRFNFIVQGMETDFQVLAFKGREALDQPYFIEVQLVSENPGLDLEALLHQPAYLGFGEMGEGLHGQVYAVGRDDPGGRLTRYRLTLAPRLAWLEHRRDQRIFQQRSVPQIIAAVLEHHGILADAYAFELGPVVYPPRTFCVQYAETDLHFLQRLCEEEGIHYHFRHSPDAHVLVFGDDQTVFRRLPAQRYRPASGPAAEARVIQRFDVRLATRSRQAVRRDHDFEHPSRRLQEHAGAASVLPLEDYHYPAGFTGHARGVQLARRSLERHQRDRHRALGKSDQPALCSGHFLPLHDHPQPACNDLWLLTSVRHEGYQPQALEEAMPAGDRFQGYRNRFNATPWRAIHRPALKHPKPTITGSQTATVTGPVGEEVHCDAYGRVKVRFHWDRLDKASDKSSCWVRVASGWAGDGFGAIMTPRVGMEVLVTFLEGDPDRPLINGCLPNARHMPPYPLPQHKTCSVLRSRSSPGGAGGNELHLEDRLGEELIYLRAQRDWQQQVGRDSHLEVGGERRETIRGPSTVRLESAEQRHVSGDRKVVLGASDHLQVQGDSLAYIGQALVIEAGQQVHLKAGASLVIDAGAQLSLKAGGEHVLIQAGGIFSSRPITLGGQPAVARSASPAGAAVSGAEISAAQAVVMSMARQLDADFCPVCERCREGVCDIRGRAA, from the coding sequence ATGGTGAGTGCGTTTGTTTCGTCACGTTTCAACTTTATTGTTCAAGGCATGGAGACAGACTTCCAAGTACTGGCATTCAAAGGCCGCGAAGCCCTTGACCAGCCCTACTTCATCGAAGTGCAACTGGTCAGCGAAAACCCCGGCCTTGACCTAGAAGCATTGCTGCACCAGCCGGCCTATCTAGGCTTCGGTGAAATGGGCGAAGGTTTGCACGGGCAGGTGTATGCCGTCGGTCGCGATGACCCCGGGGGCCGGCTCACTCGTTATCGCCTGACCCTGGCGCCGCGCCTGGCGTGGCTGGAGCATCGGCGCGACCAGCGCATCTTTCAACAACGCAGCGTGCCGCAGATCATCGCGGCCGTGCTCGAGCACCACGGCATCCTGGCCGACGCGTATGCCTTCGAGTTGGGTCCGGTGGTCTATCCGCCCCGCACGTTCTGTGTGCAATACGCGGAAACCGACCTGCACTTCCTCCAGAGGCTGTGTGAGGAGGAGGGGATTCACTACCACTTTCGCCACAGCCCGGACGCCCATGTATTGGTGTTTGGGGATGACCAGACGGTGTTCCGTCGCCTGCCTGCACAGCGTTATCGCCCTGCCAGCGGGCCGGCCGCCGAGGCACGGGTGATCCAGCGTTTCGATGTGCGCCTGGCGACGCGCAGCCGCCAGGCAGTGCGCCGTGATCACGACTTCGAGCATCCTTCACGGCGTTTGCAGGAACACGCCGGGGCTGCATCGGTGCTGCCTCTTGAGGACTACCATTACCCCGCCGGGTTTACCGGCCATGCGCGGGGTGTGCAATTGGCGCGTCGCAGCCTGGAGCGCCATCAGCGCGACCGTCACCGGGCCTTGGGCAAGAGTGATCAACCGGCGTTGTGCAGTGGTCATTTCCTGCCGTTGCACGATCACCCGCAGCCTGCCTGCAATGACTTGTGGCTGCTTACGTCGGTGCGTCACGAGGGGTATCAACCCCAGGCGCTGGAGGAGGCGATGCCCGCTGGCGACAGGTTTCAGGGCTATCGCAACCGCTTCAACGCCACGCCCTGGCGTGCGATCCACCGCCCGGCGCTCAAGCATCCCAAGCCAACCATTACCGGCAGCCAGACAGCCACTGTGACGGGCCCGGTGGGCGAGGAGGTGCATTGCGATGCCTACGGCCGGGTGAAGGTGCGTTTTCACTGGGATCGCCTGGACAAGGCCAGTGATAAAAGCAGTTGTTGGGTACGGGTGGCTTCCGGCTGGGCGGGCGACGGTTTTGGCGCGATCATGACGCCCCGGGTCGGCATGGAAGTGCTGGTGACCTTCCTGGAGGGCGACCCGGACCGGCCATTGATCAACGGTTGCCTGCCCAATGCGCGGCACATGCCGCCTTATCCACTGCCGCAACACAAGACCTGCAGTGTATTGCGCAGCCGCAGTTCCCCAGGTGGTGCGGGCGGCAATGAATTGCACCTGGAGGACCGCCTGGGTGAAGAGCTTATCTACCTGCGGGCCCAGCGGGACTGGCAGCAGCAGGTAGGGCGTGACAGCCACCTGGAAGTCGGCGGGGAGCGGCGGGAAACCATTCGCGGCCCGAGCACGGTGCGCCTGGAAAGCGCCGAACAGCGACATGTCAGTGGTGATCGCAAGGTGGTCCTGGGTGCGAGCGATCACCTCCAGGTGCAGGGCGATAGCCTGGCCTATATCGGCCAGGCCCTGGTGATCGAGGCAGGGCAACAGGTTCATCTCAAGGCGGGTGCCAGCCTGGTGATCGACGCTGGCGCGCAGTTGAGCCTCAAGGCCGGAGGCGAGCACGTACTGATCCAGGCCGGTGGGATCTTCAGCAGTCGCCCGATTACCCTGGGTGGCCAACCGGCCGTTGCGCGCTCGGCCAGCCCTGCGGGTGCGGCCGTCAGCGGTGCGGAAATTTCAGCGGCCCAGGCTGTCGTCATGAGCATGGCCCGGCAACTGGATGCGGATTTCTGCCCGGTATGTGAACGCTGCCGCGAAGGCGTGTGCGACATCCGCGGGAGGGCGGCCTGA
- a CDS encoding carboxymuconolactone decarboxylase family protein — protein MKTLAPQSPVETLYRAGRKTLIERVPDGGARLDALFHTAPALGELAVGVVYGYLHERPGLDPRLQEAAIFAAIVAAGMVGPPLSVHFKTSLAQGLAPGELTELLLVASAFTGFPRAVATAEQLNLLFTAANLPSPPPPPPRAVAVAFCDSVRRGQPSFPVDAQARKLLRKPHKLSLHATAADRVLVESYIGQETTPRGTLLVRVAGADVVQVRAYLPTPN, from the coding sequence ATGAAGACACTTGCCCCGCAGAGCCCCGTTGAAACGCTTTACCGCGCCGGCCGCAAAACACTCATTGAGCGGGTACCGGATGGCGGCGCACGCCTGGATGCGTTGTTCCATACCGCGCCGGCCCTGGGCGAATTGGCGGTCGGTGTGGTGTACGGCTATCTGCACGAGCGCCCGGGCCTTGATCCGCGCTTGCAGGAAGCAGCGATCTTTGCCGCGATCGTCGCCGCCGGTATGGTCGGCCCGCCGTTGAGCGTGCATTTCAAGACCAGCCTGGCCCAAGGCCTGGCGCCTGGGGAGCTGACTGAACTGCTGCTGGTGGCCTCGGCCTTTACCGGTTTCCCCCGTGCCGTCGCCACCGCCGAGCAGCTCAACCTGCTGTTCACCGCAGCCAACCTGCCCTCGCCGCCACCACCGCCGCCACGGGCCGTGGCAGTAGCGTTTTGCGACAGTGTGCGCCGGGGCCAGCCGTCATTCCCGGTGGACGCCCAGGCTCGAAAGCTGCTGCGCAAACCCCATAAGCTATCGCTGCACGCCACGGCTGCGGATCGGGTGCTGGTGGAGAGTTACATCGGCCAGGAAACCACGCCCCGTGGCACCCTCCTGGTGCGGGTCGCTGGCGCCGACGTAGTGCAAGTCAGGGCATATCTCCCAACCCCCAACTGA
- a CDS encoding DUF4123 domain-containing protein: MLRTPGQWMTQQQQAGRRLCLILEGNSNARQPLMAPRNLGQCCSLYGGSAVAALAADGPVVLLVEQFDEPALVGLLEHPEMNWGWLGSLPDADLGDVIEHWQARMLVGPPGNQALYRFHDNRTLGRALTSVPVAQWPAYLGPLISVCYWHEEQWCCANNPAPGKYPIPDPAPWLNIPNPQASAILQANILRYLLAEHSESLAALVEFQDPGVWLAQVLDEARSWQWHGALQLEFLVVRRLAEATGPRVIQWQPLKREAPEEHFRRVAEQWRTLGQA; the protein is encoded by the coding sequence ATGCTGCGTACACCGGGCCAATGGATGACCCAACAGCAGCAGGCAGGACGCCGGCTGTGTTTGATTCTTGAGGGAAACAGCAACGCCCGTCAGCCGCTGATGGCGCCTCGCAACCTGGGGCAATGTTGCAGCCTTTACGGTGGCAGTGCAGTGGCGGCCCTGGCGGCTGACGGGCCGGTGGTCCTCCTGGTGGAGCAGTTCGATGAACCTGCGCTTGTGGGGTTGCTCGAGCACCCTGAGATGAACTGGGGCTGGCTGGGCAGCTTGCCCGACGCGGACCTGGGCGACGTCATCGAGCATTGGCAGGCGCGTATGCTGGTGGGGCCACCGGGCAATCAGGCCCTGTACCGTTTCCACGACAACCGCACCCTGGGGCGTGCGCTGACCAGCGTGCCGGTAGCGCAATGGCCGGCCTATCTCGGGCCACTGATCAGCGTCTGCTACTGGCACGAAGAGCAATGGTGCTGCGCCAACAACCCAGCGCCCGGAAAGTACCCGATACCCGACCCCGCTCCTTGGCTCAACATCCCCAACCCCCAGGCCTCGGCCATTCTGCAGGCGAATATCCTGCGCTACCTGCTGGCCGAACACAGCGAAAGCCTTGCGGCGTTGGTCGAGTTCCAGGATCCAGGGGTATGGCTGGCCCAGGTACTGGACGAGGCCCGCAGTTGGCAATGGCACGGCGCTCTGCAACTGGAATTTTTGGTGGTGCGGCGCTTGGCAGAGGCAACCGGGCCCAGGGTGATTCAGTGGCAGCCGCTGAAGAGGGAGGCGCCAGAGGAACACTTCAGGCGGGTGGCGGAGCAATGGCGCACGTTGGGGCAAGCATGA
- a CDS encoding type III secretion effector protein, producing MKNEGLKLSSLRRIASAKMTDTPALNNAILLARALVQRPRLIEAILDEEGFITRQSLERAVQGVFGNSDPNAFSPDPFHAKTNVELVLAFRAAFDELRDRSRDRTGFFESVGYVQIERLVSISKDPDETDQNGAVIRDPATGLPKKMYSEQLVYMSKNLVDRPRLLSSLERIHSGWRRIYGSHYQKGWLSNKDLDGWLENTRDL from the coding sequence ATGAAAAATGAAGGACTGAAACTGTCGTCGCTGCGGCGAATTGCCAGTGCAAAAATGACTGACACACCGGCGCTCAACAACGCCATTCTGCTGGCCAGGGCACTGGTCCAGCGCCCGCGGTTGATCGAAGCGATCCTTGACGAAGAGGGGTTTATAACGCGGCAAAGTCTGGAGCGGGCGGTACAGGGTGTGTTTGGCAACAGCGACCCCAATGCCTTCAGTCCGGATCCTTTTCACGCCAAGACCAATGTCGAGTTGGTGCTGGCGTTCAGGGCCGCTTTTGATGAACTGCGTGACAGATCCCGGGACCGCACGGGCTTTTTTGAGAGTGTCGGCTACGTCCAGATCGAACGGCTTGTGTCAATCAGTAAGGATCCGGATGAAACGGACCAGAACGGTGCCGTTATCCGAGACCCTGCCACGGGGTTACCGAAAAAAATGTACAGCGAACAACTGGTGTATATGTCAAAAAACTTGGTGGACCGTCCCAGGCTTTTGAGTTCCCTGGAACGCATCCATTCTGGCTGGCGACGTATTTACGGTAGTCATTACCAGAAGGGATGGCTGAGCAACAAAGACCTTGACGGCTGGCTTGAAAACACTAGAGACCTGTAG